A section of the Agromyces aurantiacus genome encodes:
- a CDS encoding APC family permease has translation MTLDSTLLDETPKTGTLKSAALGTWGVVFLVVSAAAPLSVLAGIGPLAVLIGGVSAPLVYAIAGVVLAVFSIGFLFTARNLKPMGGFYTYIAVGLGKVVGLAAGFLAWVSYNLLQIGLWGLFGVMAEGMLAQVFGIQLPWWVLAVVGAALVFGLAAAGVDVGARVLGVLLVLETALLLVLAAAILSQRGGDLGFATFAPENIFTPSMFAILGFGFAAFMGFESTVLYRNETRDPVRSIPRATYIAVAFLALFYTGTLWLVIQAFGDAQAQGVIAEDPAAFFFIAMGQYVGDWGVAVMFILIVSSIFAGQLAFHNAINRYSFALSRDGILPAFFNRTNRFGAPWVAGLLQSVVAVAVVLAFGVAGLDPLTQLVIWVNSPGVYGIITLQLLASVAVLVFILRNRHLERKWYVLPAAIFSIVAMTVLLAILVSTIDFLTAAGPAINAVILAVVPLVLIAGGVYALVLRSSRPELYARIGGAEVEAR, from the coding sequence GTGACCCTCGATTCGACCCTCCTCGACGAGACACCCAAGACCGGCACGCTGAAGAGCGCGGCGCTCGGAACGTGGGGCGTCGTCTTCCTCGTGGTCTCGGCGGCGGCACCCCTCAGCGTGCTCGCCGGCATCGGCCCCCTCGCGGTGCTGATCGGCGGCGTCTCGGCGCCGCTCGTCTACGCGATCGCCGGCGTGGTCCTCGCCGTCTTCTCGATCGGCTTCCTCTTCACCGCCCGCAACCTCAAGCCCATGGGCGGCTTCTACACGTACATCGCCGTCGGGCTCGGCAAGGTCGTCGGTCTGGCAGCCGGGTTCCTCGCGTGGGTGTCGTACAACCTCCTGCAGATCGGGCTCTGGGGCCTCTTCGGGGTGATGGCCGAGGGCATGCTCGCCCAGGTCTTCGGGATCCAGCTGCCCTGGTGGGTGCTCGCCGTGGTCGGTGCGGCGCTCGTGTTCGGTCTCGCCGCCGCGGGCGTGGATGTCGGCGCGCGCGTGCTCGGCGTCCTCCTCGTGCTCGAGACCGCCCTCCTGTTGGTCCTCGCCGCCGCCATCCTGAGCCAGCGCGGCGGCGACCTCGGGTTCGCGACGTTCGCTCCGGAGAACATCTTCACGCCGAGCATGTTCGCGATCCTCGGGTTCGGCTTCGCCGCGTTCATGGGCTTCGAGTCCACCGTGCTCTACCGCAACGAGACGCGCGACCCGGTCCGTTCCATCCCGCGCGCGACGTACATCGCCGTGGCGTTCCTGGCGCTCTTCTACACCGGCACGCTGTGGCTCGTCATCCAGGCCTTCGGCGACGCGCAGGCGCAGGGGGTGATCGCCGAGGACCCGGCCGCGTTCTTCTTCATCGCCATGGGGCAGTACGTGGGCGACTGGGGCGTCGCGGTCATGTTCATCCTGATCGTCTCGAGCATCTTCGCCGGGCAGCTCGCCTTCCACAACGCGATCAACCGGTACAGCTTCGCGCTGTCGCGCGACGGCATCCTGCCCGCCTTCTTCAACCGCACCAACCGATTCGGTGCGCCGTGGGTCGCGGGGCTGCTGCAGAGCGTGGTCGCCGTCGCCGTCGTCCTCGCCTTCGGCGTCGCCGGGCTCGACCCACTGACGCAGCTCGTCATCTGGGTCAACTCGCCCGGCGTCTACGGCATCATCACGCTGCAGCTGCTCGCGTCGGTCGCCGTCCTGGTCTTCATCCTCCGGAACCGGCACCTCGAGCGGAAGTGGTACGTGCTCCCGGCGGCGATCTTCTCGATCGTGGCGATGACCGTGCTCCTGGCGATCCTCGTGTCGACGATCGACTTCCTCACCGCGGCGGGCCCGGCGATCAACGCCGTCATCCTGGCCGTCGTGCCGCTGGTGCTGATTGCGGGCGGCGTGTACGCGCTCGTGCTCCGCTCGAGCCGTCCCGAGCTGTACGCCCGCATCGGCGGAGCGGAGGTCGAGGCACGATGA
- a CDS encoding carbohydrate ABC transporter permease encodes MSPRRRQRLNVHRTLASVVIWLIVIVQVYPLAWLFITSIRTEQDFASGNPFALPSEITFDNYARAFATGNLGLNIVNSLIVTLGANLLIVLLGMMAAYALQVLGFRLSRFVRGLFLIGIIVPVQIALVPLFIDYSSVDLLDTYQSMIIPLAAFSLPMSIYLFSSFYEYIPRETYEAASIDGAGPYRIFGQITFPLSVNTIVTVVLVNSIFIWNDFIFANTFVLSDDLKTIPLGLQNYIGAMGNVDWTATFAAVCITITPLLLVFLVLNKAMIYGLESGATKG; translated from the coding sequence ATGTCACCTCGTCGCAGGCAGCGGCTCAACGTGCATCGCACGCTCGCGAGCGTCGTGATCTGGCTGATCGTGATCGTGCAGGTCTACCCCCTCGCCTGGCTCTTCATCACCAGCATCCGCACCGAACAGGACTTCGCGAGCGGCAACCCCTTCGCGCTGCCGAGCGAGATCACCTTCGACAACTACGCTCGCGCGTTCGCGACCGGAAACCTCGGGCTCAACATCGTGAACAGCCTGATCGTGACCCTCGGAGCCAACCTGCTCATCGTGCTGCTCGGGATGATGGCGGCCTACGCACTGCAGGTGCTCGGGTTCCGACTCAGCCGCTTCGTGCGCGGGCTGTTCCTCATCGGCATCATCGTGCCCGTCCAGATCGCCCTCGTGCCGCTGTTCATCGACTACTCGTCGGTCGACCTGCTCGACACCTACCAGTCGATGATCATCCCGCTGGCGGCGTTCTCGCTGCCGATGTCGATCTACCTGTTCTCGTCGTTCTACGAGTACATCCCGCGCGAGACCTACGAGGCGGCCTCGATCGACGGGGCTGGACCGTATCGGATCTTCGGGCAGATCACGTTCCCGCTCTCGGTGAACACCATCGTCACCGTCGTGCTCGTGAACAGCATCTTCATCTGGAACGACTTCATCTTCGCCAACACGTTCGTGCTCTCCGACGACCTCAAGACCATCCCGCTGGGTTTGCAGAACTACATCGGCGCGATGGGCAACGTCGACTGGACCGCCACGTTCGCCGCCGTGTGCATCACGATCACGCCGTTGCTGCTCGTCTTCCTCGTGTTGAACAAGGCGATGATCTACGGTCTGGAGAGCGGGGCCACGAAGGGATGA
- a CDS encoding glycoside hydrolase family 32 protein: MTEPVFFRPTDAWVGDVIPWQEDGVFHLFYLHEVRRTPKPGTPWNLITTTDLVRFDDRGVALAAGDDDASDFNAYTGSIVRDADGVHHLFYTGQNPRRLGDDGLPLQLVMHATSVDGMATWQRHPEHTFGASIRYETADWRDPFVFRDEEAGLWRMLIAARHVGGPERRRGVIAQCVSHDLASWQPVEPFWDPRRYITHECPEVFQWGDWWYLVYSEFSESFTTRYRMARSLHGPWRVPEHDSLDGRAYYAAKSAERDGRRFFFGWIASRDGARDDGPWLWAGTLSVLEARQNPDGTLAFGFPAELTASFTEMQSIGFDEADEDELPPAAIGGTPIELRAHDGYRAVVSREELPSAFHAAVTFDIAAGTTECGVLLRSSADGDEGYVIRLEPKRHRMVFDRWPRPRTGDGQWEVSGDVPYVIELERPCHLPPGEHTLEVVVDGDLCVAVLDGRVTLSTRLYDRPAGRLGLFVGEGAAVVTGCRIGTRPDAESAPDETGAAALVAASATT, encoded by the coding sequence ATGACTGAGCCCGTCTTCTTCCGCCCGACCGACGCATGGGTCGGCGACGTCATCCCGTGGCAGGAAGACGGCGTCTTCCACCTCTTCTACCTGCACGAGGTTCGCCGCACCCCGAAGCCGGGCACTCCGTGGAACCTCATCACCACGACCGATCTCGTGCGATTCGACGACCGGGGCGTCGCGCTCGCGGCCGGCGACGACGACGCATCCGACTTCAACGCCTACACCGGCAGCATCGTCCGCGATGCCGACGGCGTGCACCACCTCTTCTACACGGGGCAGAACCCGCGCCGCCTCGGCGACGACGGCCTGCCGCTCCAGCTGGTCATGCACGCGACCAGCGTCGACGGCATGGCGACGTGGCAGCGCCATCCGGAGCACACCTTCGGTGCGTCGATCCGGTACGAGACGGCCGACTGGCGAGATCCCTTCGTCTTCCGCGACGAGGAGGCCGGCCTCTGGCGCATGCTCATCGCCGCGCGCCACGTCGGCGGCCCCGAGCGACGCCGCGGCGTGATCGCGCAGTGCGTCTCGCACGACCTCGCCTCGTGGCAGCCCGTCGAGCCGTTCTGGGACCCGCGACGCTACATCACCCACGAGTGTCCCGAGGTGTTCCAGTGGGGCGACTGGTGGTACCTCGTCTACTCCGAGTTCTCGGAGTCGTTCACCACGAGGTACCGGATGGCACGCAGCCTCCACGGGCCGTGGCGGGTCCCCGAGCACGATTCCCTCGATGGCCGTGCGTACTACGCCGCGAAGTCGGCCGAACGCGACGGGCGCCGGTTCTTCTTCGGCTGGATCGCGAGCCGCGACGGAGCCCGCGACGACGGCCCGTGGCTGTGGGCCGGCACGCTCTCGGTGCTCGAGGCGCGGCAGAACCCCGACGGCACGCTCGCGTTCGGGTTCCCGGCCGAGCTCACCGCGAGCTTCACCGAGATGCAGTCGATCGGATTCGACGAAGCCGACGAAGACGAGCTGCCGCCCGCCGCCATCGGCGGCACGCCGATCGAACTGCGCGCGCACGACGGCTACCGCGCCGTGGTGTCGCGCGAGGAGCTGCCGAGCGCGTTCCACGCCGCCGTCACCTTCGATATCGCCGCCGGCACCACCGAGTGCGGAGTGCTGTTGCGATCGAGCGCAGACGGCGACGAGGGCTACGTGATCCGCCTCGAGCCCAAGCGCCACCGGATGGTGTTCGACCGCTGGCCGCGGCCGCGCACCGGAGACGGCCAGTGGGAGGTCTCGGGCGACGTCCCGTACGTCATCGAACTCGAGCGGCCGTGCCACCTTCCGCCCGGCGAGCACACGCTCGAGGTCGTGGTCGACGGCGACCTCTGCGTGGCCGTGCTCGACGGCCGGGTCACCCTCAGCACCCGGCTGTACGACCGCCCTGCAGGTCGGCTGGGACTGTTCGTCGGCGAGGGCGCCGCGGTGGTGACGGGATGCCGCATCGGCACTCGCCCCGACGCGGAGTCCGCGCCCGACGAGACCGGAGCCGCGGCGCTCGTCGCGGCATCGGCGACAACCTGA
- a CDS encoding carbohydrate ABC transporter permease — protein sequence MLPSRSKTSVLVFLIPPLLLYGVAVLLPILQSLFLSFFSWDGITSLRFVGFDNYARMFVGDDVFWTAFFNSLGYLAICLVLQLGGALVVASLLISLRRGREVVKTLYLLPAVISTVAIAFLFQRIYSLEPVGLLNQLLAWVGLEGLQQAWLSNVDTVLAAVSIPEGWRFTGLYMLIIYAALLAVPQELEEAARLDGANWWQVFTRIRFPYIRPVWITTTIMATTYALRGFDIPYLLTNGGPGQASELLTTYMYKTAFTHTDYGYASTISVFIVVECLIAVGLIILLLRRKADA from the coding sequence ATGCTCCCCAGCCGGTCGAAGACCTCGGTCCTCGTCTTCCTGATCCCGCCCCTGCTGCTCTACGGCGTGGCCGTGCTGCTGCCGATCCTGCAGTCGTTGTTCCTCAGCTTCTTCAGCTGGGACGGCATCACCTCGCTCCGCTTCGTCGGGTTCGACAACTACGCCCGCATGTTCGTCGGCGACGACGTGTTCTGGACGGCGTTCTTCAACTCCCTCGGCTACCTCGCGATCTGCCTCGTGCTGCAGCTCGGCGGCGCACTCGTCGTCGCCAGCCTGCTCATCTCGCTCCGCCGCGGCCGCGAGGTCGTCAAGACGCTCTACCTGCTTCCCGCGGTCATCTCGACCGTTGCGATCGCGTTCCTGTTCCAGCGGATCTACTCGCTCGAGCCCGTCGGGCTGCTCAACCAGCTGCTCGCCTGGGTCGGCCTCGAAGGGCTGCAGCAGGCGTGGCTGTCGAACGTCGACACCGTCCTCGCCGCGGTCTCCATCCCCGAGGGATGGCGGTTCACCGGGCTGTACATGCTCATCATCTACGCCGCCCTGCTCGCGGTGCCGCAGGAGCTCGAGGAGGCCGCGCGTCTCGACGGGGCGAACTGGTGGCAGGTGTTCACCAGGATCCGGTTCCCCTACATCCGGCCGGTCTGGATCACGACCACGATCATGGCGACCACGTATGCGCTGCGCGGCTTCGACATCCCGTACCTGCTCACCAATGGCGGCCCAGGACAGGCGTCGGAGCTGCTGACCACCTACATGTACAAGACCGCATTCACGCACACCGACTACGGGTACGCGAGCACCATCTCGGTGTTCATCGTCGTCGAGTGCCTCATCGCGGTCGGGCTCATCATCCTCCTGCTCCGACGGAAGGCCGACGCATGA
- a CDS encoding ABC transporter substrate-binding protein, with translation MKHNRIRAAAVAAAASVALVLSGCAGGAATATGDIDPDGEIQPREISWLLSRPADGGVITAMQQIADEYAEKHPGFSLNLITTPDRPSYIQKYETLAAANKLPELFDTDATPFAKKLADQGRMIDAEALLKDLDLYDDYRPAALNYQRFDDGSLYMVPFEFQLEFFWYNRALFDQAGVEVPTSLDDFPAMCEALRAAGVTPIALDGQDQWPLERYMAYHPFRTAGPEYVQQLKKGDAKFADPDGEAAVEWLHSLGEAGCFAEGFSSTGYADAQALFTSGKAAVYNIGTWELANLATENLDAGVRDDVDYFTLPLTPDAVTAANEYVTPSGIGMAINAKTFDPLVRDFLAFALERYPEVYAATGALSPTSNVETTIPDNATPLYERAVRQADDVGEKIAMPWDTQLDPTSNTRLQQELTLLVQGETAPDEFIETMDATIAENGPAAFE, from the coding sequence ATGAAGCACAACCGCATCAGGGCTGCGGCGGTCGCCGCCGCGGCATCCGTCGCCCTCGTGCTGAGCGGCTGCGCGGGCGGCGCCGCCACCGCGACCGGCGATATCGATCCCGACGGCGAGATCCAACCGCGCGAGATCTCGTGGCTGCTCTCCCGCCCGGCCGATGGCGGCGTGATCACCGCCATGCAGCAGATCGCCGACGAGTACGCCGAGAAGCATCCCGGCTTCTCGCTGAACCTGATCACCACGCCCGACCGGCCCTCGTACATCCAGAAGTACGAGACCCTCGCCGCAGCGAACAAGCTGCCCGAGCTCTTCGACACCGACGCGACGCCGTTCGCGAAGAAGCTCGCCGACCAGGGCCGCATGATCGACGCCGAGGCGCTGCTGAAGGACCTCGACCTGTATGACGATTACCGCCCGGCGGCGCTGAACTACCAGCGGTTCGACGACGGCTCGCTCTACATGGTGCCGTTCGAGTTCCAGCTCGAGTTCTTCTGGTACAACAGAGCCCTCTTCGACCAGGCCGGCGTCGAGGTGCCGACATCGCTCGACGATTTCCCCGCGATGTGCGAGGCACTGCGAGCCGCCGGCGTCACGCCGATCGCGCTCGACGGCCAGGACCAGTGGCCGCTGGAGCGGTACATGGCCTACCACCCGTTCCGCACTGCAGGGCCCGAGTACGTGCAGCAGCTGAAGAAGGGCGATGCGAAGTTCGCCGACCCCGACGGCGAGGCCGCAGTCGAATGGCTGCATTCCCTGGGCGAGGCCGGATGCTTCGCCGAGGGGTTCTCCTCGACCGGGTACGCCGACGCCCAGGCCCTGTTCACGTCGGGCAAGGCGGCCGTGTACAACATCGGCACGTGGGAGCTCGCGAACCTCGCCACCGAGAACCTCGATGCGGGCGTCCGCGACGACGTCGACTACTTCACGCTTCCGCTGACCCCTGATGCCGTCACCGCCGCGAACGAGTACGTGACCCCGTCCGGCATCGGCATGGCGATCAACGCGAAGACGTTCGATCCGCTCGTGCGCGACTTCCTCGCGTTCGCGCTCGAGCGCTACCCCGAGGTGTACGCGGCGACCGGCGCGCTGTCGCCCACGTCGAACGTCGAGACCACGATCCCCGACAACGCTACGCCCCTCTACGAGCGGGCCGTGCGGCAGGCCGACGATGTCGGCGAGAAGATCGCGATGCCGTGGGACACGCAGCTCGATCCCACGTCGAACACCCGCCTGCAGCAGGAGTTGACCCTGCTGGTGCAGGGCGAGACCGCCCCCGACGAGTTCATCGAGACGATGGACGCCACGATCGCCGAGAACGGCCCCGCTGCCTTCGAGTGA
- a CDS encoding DUF3237 domain-containing protein translates to MTHAPTVPALEHAFDVVVRLGPLADHGRTRAGHRRIIPILGGQVSNGLDAELLPGGADWQLVRDDGAIEVDGRYSARTPGGDLLYLQVRGLRTGPPEVLAGLLRGDDIPPDRYYFRTVITIETDAAALAHLEHAVFIASCVRDADAVRYAAYRVT, encoded by the coding sequence ATGACCCACGCACCCACCGTCCCGGCCCTGGAGCACGCCTTCGACGTGGTCGTGCGCCTCGGCCCGCTCGCCGACCACGGCCGGACGCGCGCCGGCCACCGGCGCATCATCCCCATCCTCGGCGGGCAGGTCTCCAACGGCCTCGACGCCGAGCTCCTCCCCGGTGGGGCCGACTGGCAGCTCGTCCGCGACGACGGCGCGATCGAGGTCGACGGTCGCTACAGCGCGCGCACCCCCGGCGGCGACCTGCTCTACCTCCAGGTGCGCGGCCTCCGCACCGGGCCGCCGGAGGTGCTGGCCGGTCTGCTGCGCGGCGACGACATCCCACCCGACCGCTACTACTTCCGCACCGTGATCACCATCGAGACGGATGCCGCGGCGCTGGCGCATCTCGAGCACGCGGTGTTCATCGCCTCCTGCGTCCGCGACGCCGACGCGGTGCGGTACGCGGCCTACCGGGTGACCTGA
- a CDS encoding LacI family DNA-binding transcriptional regulator codes for MVATRPPTLQDVADRSGVSRGTASRALSGVGRVSAETRARVAAAAAELNFTTNSGARNLRRARAGSIGLWLPQGLRFMDYYMNFTFGVVEATNDRELTVSLIPGDFPPDKAPGLHVDGFVMADVDGHDELARAILALGKPVVTSELVPPGMPEPTASVTADHAAATRLLLDRLREGGAASIVVLIPDIDQMWVQAVREAAAAWSAERAVGLSILPLAGIPAASELRQVVDGLIAARRDVDAIVCVPDGLGVGILSAVQELGRTVPDDLQIVSYVDGATMPIVQPPISALDLRPREAGLRAGQLLVSLLDGTAPGVESVAGSEPGGTIVETFDLVYHERGSTRRREDAAGR; via the coding sequence ATGGTCGCCACACGCCCGCCGACGCTGCAGGATGTCGCCGACCGCTCCGGTGTCTCGAGGGGAACCGCCTCGCGGGCGCTCTCGGGCGTCGGTCGCGTCTCGGCGGAGACGCGCGCTCGGGTCGCCGCGGCGGCCGCGGAGCTGAACTTCACCACGAACAGCGGGGCGAGGAACCTCCGTCGCGCGCGCGCCGGCTCGATCGGCCTCTGGCTGCCGCAGGGCCTTCGCTTCATGGACTACTACATGAACTTCACCTTCGGCGTGGTCGAGGCGACCAACGACCGCGAGCTCACGGTCTCGCTCATCCCCGGCGACTTCCCGCCAGACAAGGCGCCCGGCCTGCACGTCGACGGCTTCGTGATGGCCGACGTCGACGGTCACGACGAGCTCGCCCGGGCCATCCTCGCTCTCGGGAAGCCGGTCGTCACCTCGGAACTCGTGCCGCCGGGGATGCCGGAACCGACCGCCTCGGTGACGGCCGACCATGCCGCCGCGACCCGACTGCTCCTCGATCGGCTGCGCGAGGGCGGCGCCGCCTCGATCGTGGTCCTCATCCCCGACATCGACCAGATGTGGGTGCAGGCCGTGCGCGAGGCCGCCGCCGCCTGGTCGGCGGAGCGCGCGGTGGGCCTCTCGATCCTTCCGCTCGCCGGCATCCCCGCCGCATCCGAGCTGCGCCAGGTCGTCGATGGGCTCATCGCGGCCCGGCGCGACGTGGATGCCATCGTCTGCGTGCCCGACGGACTGGGCGTCGGCATCCTCTCGGCTGTGCAGGAACTCGGTCGCACGGTGCCGGACGACCTCCAGATCGTCTCCTACGTCGACGGCGCCACGATGCCGATCGTGCAGCCGCCCATCAGCGCACTCGACCTGCGGCCCCGCGAAGCCGGACTCCGCGCCGGACAGTTGCTGGTGTCGCTGCTCGACGGGACGGCGCCGGGGGTGGAGTCGGTGGCCGGTTCGGAGCCGGGAGGGACCATCGTCGAGACGTTCGACCTCGTGTACCACGAGCGAGGCTCGACCCGGCGGCGCGAGGACGCGGCCGGGCGGTGA
- a CDS encoding amidohydrolase: MSTRTSAETVVFGGRVITMADQDLAPTDATGVAVADGRILAIGGRADLEPLIDDATTVIELPGAAILPGFVDSHIHPVFGLGLTRGADLNGCRTLADVEHRLRAELEHLGDGDWLLGWGLDPNAFEGGEVTNRVLDEVAPGRPAFIRLFDAHAALASSRALEIAGCRGDERFTDGSRVVTDADGRPTGYLLELQAMAIVQPFVPELSFDQRVDRLHDVLLRMARAGFTAGQVQDLAPDTIELLRAIEQTRDLPIRLRMSPWFEPGTAVEEVDRLARLQGTRGRRWVVEGVKMMIDGTIDNGTAWLHEPDCLGESTKSLWLDPEQYREALTELDRRGIPTTTHAIGDAGIEFVVRAIAGLPHRNATHRVEHIETMTDAALELFASSGITASMQPTHCTLFTRADGTDHWSKRLGEERAARGFRTGDLVRAGVPLALGSDWPIAPSDAVGILADARLRRPHDDPAARPVHPEQALDAVDALRGFTTHPYTTIGQRGGVLEVGAVADLTVLDADPLTVEADELGRARVLLTLVDGRVVTDAAVPAQPEPARR, encoded by the coding sequence ATGAGCACTCGCACGAGCGCCGAGACCGTGGTCTTCGGCGGCCGCGTCATCACCATGGCCGACCAGGACCTCGCCCCGACGGATGCCACGGGCGTCGCGGTCGCCGACGGCAGGATCCTCGCCATCGGCGGGCGCGCCGACCTCGAGCCGCTCATCGACGACGCCACCACGGTGATCGAACTGCCGGGCGCGGCGATCCTCCCGGGCTTCGTCGACAGCCACATCCACCCCGTGTTCGGCCTCGGCCTCACGCGCGGCGCCGACCTGAATGGATGCCGCACCCTCGCCGACGTCGAGCACCGCCTGCGCGCCGAGCTCGAGCACCTGGGCGACGGCGACTGGCTGCTCGGCTGGGGGCTCGACCCGAACGCGTTCGAGGGCGGCGAGGTCACCAACCGCGTGCTCGACGAGGTCGCCCCGGGCCGCCCGGCGTTCATCCGGCTGTTCGACGCGCACGCCGCGCTGGCCTCGAGCCGGGCCCTCGAGATCGCCGGATGCCGCGGCGACGAGCGGTTCACGGACGGCTCCCGCGTCGTCACCGATGCCGACGGCCGGCCGACCGGGTACCTCCTCGAACTGCAGGCGATGGCGATCGTCCAGCCGTTCGTCCCGGAGCTCTCGTTCGACCAGCGCGTCGACCGGCTCCATGACGTGCTCCTGCGGATGGCCCGCGCCGGCTTCACCGCCGGGCAGGTGCAGGACCTGGCGCCCGACACGATCGAGCTCCTCCGGGCGATCGAGCAGACCCGCGACCTGCCCATCCGACTGCGGATGTCGCCGTGGTTCGAACCCGGCACCGCCGTCGAGGAGGTCGACCGGCTCGCACGCCTGCAGGGAACGCGCGGGCGTCGCTGGGTCGTCGAGGGCGTGAAGATGATGATCGACGGCACGATCGACAACGGCACGGCCTGGCTGCACGAGCCCGACTGCCTCGGCGAGTCGACCAAGTCGCTCTGGCTCGACCCGGAGCAGTACCGCGAGGCGCTCACCGAGCTCGACCGCCGCGGCATCCCGACGACCACCCACGCTATCGGCGATGCGGGCATCGAGTTCGTGGTGCGCGCGATCGCCGGCCTGCCGCACCGGAACGCGACCCACCGGGTCGAGCACATCGAGACGATGACGGATGCCGCGCTCGAGCTCTTCGCGTCATCCGGCATCACGGCCAGCATGCAGCCGACGCACTGCACCTTGTTCACGCGCGCCGACGGCACCGACCACTGGTCGAAGCGGCTCGGCGAGGAGCGGGCGGCGCGCGGCTTCCGCACCGGCGACCTGGTCCGTGCGGGCGTGCCGCTGGCCCTGGGCTCCGACTGGCCGATCGCGCCGAGCGACGCAGTCGGCATCCTCGCCGACGCCCGGCTGCGACGCCCGCACGACGACCCGGCGGCAAGGCCGGTCCATCCGGAGCAGGCCCTCGACGCGGTGGATGCGCTGCGCGGCTTCACCACCCACCCGTACACGACCATCGGGCAGCGCGGCGGTGTGCTCGAGGTCGGCGCCGTCGCCGACCTCACCGTCCTCGACGCCGACCCGCTCACCGTCGAGGCCGACGAGCTCGGGCGCGCGCGGGTGCTCCTGACGCTCGTCGACGGCCGGGTCGTCACGGATGCCGCGGTGCCGGCGCAGCCCGAGCCGGCGCGCCGGTAG
- a CDS encoding flavin-dependent oxidoreductase yields MRIVIAGAGIGGLAAALSLEAAGFRDIRIFERADRIRGLGVGINLLPHAVRELTELGLAERVGALGVAPSTLTYFTRHGQRIWSEPRGLAAGYRWPQLSVHRGRLQLALLEAVEERLGDVVHLGHRLVGIDDAEGTTATATFATAEGTTDVEADVVIGADGIHSALRALRYPDDGDPVWSGLTLWRGTAVIDPYLDGRTMVMAGDGEQKFVAYPLENPGPGGRQRVNFIAERRGVGSPDVDWNRSVDPAPIVDLFREWRFDWLDIPATIAASDEILEYPMVDRDALPRWTFGRTTLLGDAAHAMYPNGSNGGSQAILDARTLAYQLATAPSPEAALEEYDRIRRPATEALLALTRRTGPERVMQLARERAPHGFDDIHDVIPQSELEQIAAEYKAAAGFHPDSLNARSSLTVALESR; encoded by the coding sequence GTGCGCATCGTCATCGCCGGCGCCGGCATCGGCGGCCTCGCGGCCGCCCTGAGCCTCGAGGCGGCCGGCTTCCGCGACATCCGCATCTTCGAACGCGCCGACCGCATCCGCGGGCTGGGCGTCGGCATCAACCTGCTGCCGCACGCCGTGCGCGAGCTCACGGAACTCGGGCTGGCCGAGCGCGTCGGCGCGCTCGGCGTCGCGCCGTCCACGCTCACCTACTTCACGCGGCACGGGCAGCGGATCTGGAGCGAACCGCGCGGTCTCGCGGCGGGCTACCGGTGGCCGCAGCTCTCGGTGCACCGGGGCCGCCTGCAGCTGGCGCTGCTCGAGGCGGTCGAGGAACGCCTGGGCGACGTGGTCCACCTCGGTCACCGTCTCGTCGGCATCGACGATGCCGAGGGTACGACCGCGACGGCGACCTTCGCGACGGCGGAGGGCACGACCGACGTCGAGGCCGACGTCGTCATCGGCGCCGACGGCATCCACTCGGCGCTGCGCGCGCTGCGGTACCCGGATGACGGCGACCCGGTGTGGAGCGGCCTGACGCTGTGGCGCGGCACCGCCGTGATCGACCCGTACCTCGACGGTCGCACCATGGTCATGGCCGGCGATGGCGAGCAGAAGTTCGTCGCGTATCCGCTCGAGAATCCGGGGCCCGGCGGCCGCCAGCGCGTGAACTTCATCGCCGAGCGCCGCGGGGTGGGCAGCCCCGACGTCGACTGGAACCGGTCGGTCGACCCGGCGCCGATCGTCGACCTGTTCCGCGAGTGGCGCTTCGACTGGCTCGACATCCCCGCGACGATCGCCGCCTCCGACGAGATCCTGGAGTACCCGATGGTCGACCGCGACGCGCTGCCGCGCTGGACCTTCGGACGCACCACCCTGCTCGGCGACGCGGCCCATGCGATGTACCCGAACGGCTCGAACGGCGGCTCGCAGGCGATCCTCGACGCACGGACCCTCGCGTACCAGCTCGCGACCGCGCCGTCGCCGGAGGCGGCGCTCGAGGAGTACGACCGGATCCGTCGCCCCGCCACCGAGGCACTGCTCGCGCTGACTCGTCGGACCGGACCGGAACGCGTGATGCAGCTCGCCCGCGAACGGGCACCGCACGGGTTCGACGACATCCACGACGTCATCCCGCAATCGGAGCTCGAGCAGATCGCCGCCGAGTACAAGGCCGCGGCGGGGTTCCACCCTGACTCGCTGAACGCCCGGTCGTCGCTCACCGTCGCCCTCGAGTCCCGATGA